In bacterium, the DNA window TTCGGGATAAACGCATGAAAACAACTGGAACCAAGCGAGTCGCGATGGCTCTCATCGCAGGTGTCCTGGGCGGCGGCATCGCTGCCAGCGCGTTCTACCTTCATGCTTCACGCCTGTATTCCCAAACACCCTCCGATCCGCAGAAAGCTATCGGATATATCTTCATTGCATTGTACTCGGCACTTGTTGGTGCCCCAGCTTTCGGCTCTGTCTTCACCGGCTTCATGATTCCGCTTGTCCGACACAACAAGACTGCAATGCTCGGATTATCTGTCCTATCCCTCTTGCTAGCTCTGGCAACAGCGCTCCTTGTCATCTTCAGTCCGAAATGATGAAAACATCCCGAACCATGAGTTGGAGTTTACGTTTCTGCCGCGGCGGCAGAAACGAAACTCACCTCTAACGTTATAGAAGAACACCCTTGACAAACGTGTATTCATAGTATACAATGTATTACAAATGAATACAAAGGGGAGAAGAATATGAGTACATCCGTATCTGTAAGAATACCGGATAAATTAGCTAAAGAGCTTGAATCTGTAGCTAAAATTACAGAGAGGTCAAGGTCCTTTCTTATCCAGAAAGCACTGGAATCTTATCTTGTAGAACAGGCTGATTTGCAGATTGCGCTTGACCGCCTGCGCGATACATCCGATCCCATTATCTCCATCGGGGAAATGAGAAAAGAACTTGAAATATAAAATAGCATTCAAGAAATCGGTTGCTCGCGATCTAAAAAAAATTGATAGCCAGCATGCTAAGAGGATATTAAATAAAATCGAGAAAGATTTGCCTAAAACAGCTGCGCAATATCCTGAACTTAAGGGAAAATTCTCAGGGTTGCGTAAATGCAGAATAGGTGACTATCGAATTATATTTTCTATTATGGAAAATACTGTTTTAATTACAAGAGTAGGTCACAGAAAAGAAGTATATAAAAGATAACAGTTTGTTTCACCGGCTGGACTTGAACAGCCCGGTGAATGCCGAATGTTCCTCCTCAACCCCCCGATTGACACAAATCCTCTTTAAGAGTAATATCGGTTAATTTGAATATGAAAGTGAAAAATCATTTTGATGTCATTATCATCGGGGTGGGGGCGTCCGGCCTGATGTGCGCTCTCTCGGCGGGAAAAAGAGGGCGGAGTGTCCTGGTTCTGGAGCATTCAAAAGAAGCCGGCGCCAAGGTTCTTGTCTCGGGCGGCGGTAAATGCAATTTTACCAACCTTAGCGTGGATAAAGAAAACTACATCTCG includes these proteins:
- a CDS encoding type II toxin-antitoxin system RelE/ParE family toxin gives rise to the protein MKYKIAFKKSVARDLKKIDSQHAKRILNKIEKDLPKTAAQYPELKGKFSGLRKCRIGDYRIIFSIMENTVLITRVGHRKEVYKR
- a CDS encoding ribbon-helix-helix domain-containing protein; the encoded protein is MSTSVSVRIPDKLAKELESVAKITERSRSFLIQKALESYLVEQADLQIALDRLRDTSDPIISIGEMRKELEI